From a region of the Chlorocebus sabaeus isolate Y175 chromosome 23, mChlSab1.0.hap1, whole genome shotgun sequence genome:
- the PTTG1 gene encoding securin codes for MATLIYVDKENGEPGTRVAAKDGLKLGSGPSIKALDGRSQVSTPRFGKTFDAPPALPKATRKALGTVNRATEKSVKTKGPLKQKQPNFSAKKMTEKTVKTKSSVPASDDAYPEIEKFFPFNPLDFESFDLPEEHQIAHLPLSGVPLMILDEERELEKLFQLGPPSPVKMPSPPWESNLLQSPSSILSTLDVELPPVCCDIDI; via the exons ATGGCTACTCTAATCTATGTTGATAAGGAAAATGGAGAACCAGGCACCCGTGTGGCTGCTAAGGATGGGCTGAAGTTGGGATCTGGACCTT CAATCAAAGCCTTAGATGGGAGATCTCAAGTTTCAACACCACGTTTTGGCAAAACGTTCGATGCTCCACCAGCCTTACCTAAAGCTACAAGAAAGGCTTTGGGAACCGTCAACAGAGCTACAGAAAAGTCTGTAAAGACCAAGGGACCCCTCAAACAAAAACAGCCAAACTTTTCTGCCAAAAAG ATGACTGAGAAGACTGTTAAAACAAAAAGCTCTGTTCCTGCCTCAGATGATGCCtatccagaaatagaaaaattctttcccttcaatccTCTAG ACTTTGAGAGTTTTGACCTACCTGAAGAGCACCAGATTGCGCACCTCCCCTTGAGTGGAGTGCCTCTCATGATCCTTGACGAGGAGAGAGAGCTTGAAAAGCTGTTTCAGCTGGGCCCCCCTTCACCTGTGAAGATGCCCTCTCCACCATGGGAATCCA ATCTGTTGCAGTCTCCTTCAAGCATTCTGTCGACCCTGGATGTTGAATTGCCACCTGTTTGCTGTGACAtagatatttaa